ATGGGTAGTTGTCTTACGCTGTCTTTTTTATCTTTTGTGGCATGTCTGATTTATTTCTTGGTATTTCTACTTGGACTCATTCCATCGGCACTCCTGTCCAGAGTGTCCAATCATTACTTGGTGCATAAGCCCCAAAGATGAAATAGGGAGGATAGGTCCTTCCAAAGTATGAATATTGGATGTCTGTCCAGGAATTTTGTGGTGCGCCTACGCGGGTAGAACCGGATAATCCATACACAGGACTGCCAAAGTGACGCCATGTTTTCATTAAGCCATGAAAGTCGCTGTTATTGGTAGAAGCATCAGCTCCTGGCTCTACGGTGTAAGCACCTTTGTAACCATATTTTTTGAGCATCTTTACCACCTCACGGACAGGAGCATTACCTTCTCCTGGCGCAAGATGGTCATCTTGATATCCATAATTATCAACCAGATGGACATTACCGATCATGCCTGCCTTTGCTAAATCTTCAAATTGGGAAACCAACCATTTATCAAAGCCAGCATCATTCTGCTCCCTTGTTTTCGCTGGGTCATCCTGATAATATTTCCTCCAGAGATTTGCATGGGCAGTATCAATAGTTACTTTAATGTGCTTTTCCGCCAGTTTTTCTGCTTCTTGTTTGTTTATCTGTGGGTGATAGTAGGGATTATTAATGATGCGACTTTCGGGGGCTGTTGAATCCGGGTTGTTAATATTTTTTTCAGTAAGCAGCTTGACCATTTCTCTTCGCGATCCTTCTACCAGTTCTTTGAGCTCGGCAGGATGGCCTCCATAGCGTTCAGGAAAAATATTTTCAAGCGTAATCATAATCGGCCTTTCTGGATCCTTTGATTTCTCCATGGCATAAATACCACCTTCTGCATACCCCCTAAATCCTGCTTCCCAGACACGCTTAATCGCAGCTTTGATATGCTCTTTTGTTTCTGCAGTATCCTGGGCTTGTTGCTCCTGTGATGCTGACGCCTGACGAGCAAATTCCATACGTGAACGGAGACTTGCGATTTCATCATCAAGGATTTGTAGTGGGTGTTTTGTTTCAGGGGTGAGCATACTGCTGTAATAACGGTAACCATCATGACTGCGTAAGATCTTCCATTTCTCCTCTTCAGGAAGACTTTCATCAAGCTTTGCATAGAACTTTCTGAGATCAAGAAGTTTCCTGAGTGCCTCTCCCTCACGCTTAAAGTCTTGTGCATACTGCAATGCCCAACCGCGGGAGTGTCCTTCTTGAGTTTCCAAGGTTGCACGCATGAATTCTTCTTCAGGTAGGGTGGTTTCCTCTGGTGTTAAGGGTCTTCCTAATTTTTGTTCCCTGTATTCGTTTCTTTTTTTTGCTTCATCAATGAAATCGTCAAAGCTAAGTAAGCGTGTTTCAAATCTCCGTGTATTTTCATTATAGTCAGGGACTCTTCCATGAACCGTATCATAGGGATCAACAATCTTGTTTCCTTCATAGTCAATATATTCTCCAGGATTGACTATCATCCCATTGGCATCAGTATAAGGTGTTTCTTCTTTGCTCACTTTCCACTTTGGCCTTGCGACCTTCCTATTCTTCTGAACGGTTTGCATTAACTGTCCTGTCCTGTCATCAATAACACGGAAGATTGCTTGCTCAGGCTCTTTGAAGTATTGTTTGAACAGAAGCCTTCCTGTTTTATCTCTTGCCCAGGGCTGTTCAGAAATTGGCCTGTCATACTCACCGGTATGAACAACAACCGAGCCGCCGTCATGAACATCAGCGGCAAATTCAATAGCTCTTCTGACTTCATCAACAGCCATTTTGCGCTGCTGCCAGCTGAAATTGCCGTGTTGGTCTGTTCCACTTAGTCCAGGAAGATTGTACGAGGAATGAGTCGTAAAATTAACCTCATTGACTTTTGCGATTTCGCGTAATGCTCGTCGTTGCTCAGCACCCCACATCTCAGGGGTTTGTGCATTTCGCTGTCCTCGAATAGCTCCTGGAAAGCCAATCTCAATATTGCCAGCACCTGCCCAAATCTTTGCCTGTACGCCTTGAACATTCGTGGCAGCTATTCCAAGTGGAACACTCATACCGACATCTTTAATTCCCAGATCAGCACTAATGGCTTGCTTTGTTTCAGTATCTAATTCAGGAAGGTCTGGTCTTTCGATAACTCCCAGGGGAGCGGTTGGTGCATCAGCAGTAACATCATGCTGTAGTCCACTGTCATATGCCCTATCCATAGGGTGATAATATCCTGAATTAAATTGCATCTCTGCTCATCCTCTTTTTCCTACGCTCTTTTTCAGGTGTTCTTTTTCTTAATCTTTCTCAAAATGATCGTTGCAGTTGATCGGGCATTCCTCCATATCGCTTTATTTTTTCGATAATGCCCATTGAGGCAACAATCTGACGTGCAATGTCGAGGCTATAATTTTGAATGTTAAACTGACTGAGTCTGTCCTCAATCTCTCTCACTCGCTGTTGGTTACTTTCAGGCATACTGTAAAATGTCCCTGCGCGTGACATTTCCTGCGTCAATTCTTTCAGGGCTTCATAATTCTGTTTGACCTCATAACGGATCTGCTGTTCAATTCTTTGTGGAATTTCCGAAGGAGGAACTTTTTTTTCTAATCCCTCAGTTGTTGATTCAAAAAGCTTGCTGATATCAACGGGCTCTACCTGAGGAACTTCAACGGTTCTACCCACCTCAGCCATTCGAATTTCTGTTAATGACTCTTTCATGAGCTTTTCTGCTTCGACAAGCTCTTTTTTTCGTTCCTCTTCAAATTTCTTCAGCGCATTGACTCTTTCTTGAGGTGAAAGTTTTTTTAGTTCATCGAGATTCATGTCCCATCCTCATTAATTCCATTGTAATATCCCATGGATTTTTTTGTAATCCTTGTAAGGAAAAAAACAAAGCCCTTCAACTTCCCCCTCTGCCACTTTTTTTTCTGCTTTTAAGACAGCCTCATCAGCATCACCTTTTTTTGCAGGATGTGGAGGGGAAAAAATACCCAATAAATTGCTTCCTAAAAAACTCTTGACTCCTTCCGGTGTTTTTTTTTGTGATGGTGGATTCTTATCTGTATCACCTACAAACGCAGATTCCTCGCCTGCCTCTTTCAGATACCGCTTGAGCTCATCTCCTAATCCCTCCATGGCGATCTTTACTGATGCATCGATATTCTCAAGCAGTTCAAAGTCCTCTTCTTCTTTCATGGTTTTGTAGTTGTCAATATCCTTTTTCTTCCATGCGTATCCCTTAACCACCAGATCAAATCTCCCTACATGAATAGGACCACGTTGATAACCTTCTTGCTGGTAATTCATTGATGGCTTGGTACGGAAATCAAAATGAAAAATGGCAGCAGCATAGTAGTACTTGTTGTGCTTTATTTCACGGTACTTTACTGGTTGATACTCTGGGAATTTTTTTGCAATGATTTCAATCTCAATTATTGATCCTTCGAAGGCCGCAATAAGGTCTGGTGACTTTGTTCTCTCATAATCCATCTGGAGTCTTCGAATATTGCGGAGATAAGGCTTCACCCAAGTCATATACATCCGAATAACATCATAGTGTTGGCGGAGATATTTGAGCGTAAACTTCCGTTTGTTTTTGAGTTCAGTGTAGGTATGTATTTTCCATTCCATGTATGATCGTAGCTTACGTTTAAGCACTTCGCGTACTTTCCGATTAAATTCAATTTTGTCAACAATGGCATCAACCTCTGCTGCATTTTTGGGATGATAGCGAAAAAAGAGGTCTGGTAAGGTAACAAACTGCAGTTCGCGCGCCATACCGTACACGGAAGCAGGGTTTTTACTTCCTTGTTCGACAAGGTCTATCCAGATTCCTTTGAGGGTTATCTCAGCGCTTTCACTGCTCTTACTACCCGTCATACTGTCATCATAATATCCTAATCGTTCATCAATAACACGAAGCTCACGGACAAGCTGGAAGAGTTCTTTGACCATCTTGCCAATGGTTGCCAAAAACTGACTTACTTTATCCTGTTGAAGACCTATTCGTTGTTGGGCATTCCCAAAAAAAGCTGAGTGCTCAGAGGCTGCAAAAAGATCAGTAATCTTTTCAATTTCATAGACACCCATCTCACTTCTCAGATAATCGAGTATCCAGAAATAGGGCTCTTCCACCGAGAGGTTATAGGACTGAAAATGAAGTCTATACCGGTGATGTGCCTTGGGATATCCTGTATTTGCAAAAACAGACGTTCTATTTCCTACTCTACTTACCCCTACTTCTTCAAATTCTTCCTTAAACTCGTATTTCTTCAAGAGTGCTGAGCTTGTCATCTTCTTTTTGCATTCTTTAACGATTTTCTAACTATTTTTATT
This is a stretch of genomic DNA from Candidatus Woesearchaeota archaeon. It encodes these proteins:
- a CDS encoding sugar phosphate isomerase/epimerase — translated: MQFNSGYYHPMDRAYDSGLQHDVTADAPTAPLGVIERPDLPELDTETKQAISADLGIKDVGMSVPLGIAATNVQGVQAKIWAGAGNIEIGFPGAIRGQRNAQTPEMWGAEQRRALREIAKVNEVNFTTHSSYNLPGLSGTDQHGNFSWQQRKMAVDEVRRAIEFAADVHDGGSVVVHTGEYDRPISEQPWARDKTGRLLFKQYFKEPEQAIFRVIDDRTGQLMQTVQKNRKVARPKWKVSKEETPYTDANGMIVNPGEYIDYEGNKIVDPYDTVHGRVPDYNENTRRFETRLLSFDDFIDEAKKRNEYREQKLGRPLTPEETTLPEEEFMRATLETQEGHSRGWALQYAQDFKREGEALRKLLDLRKFYAKLDESLPEEEKWKILRSHDGYRYYSSMLTPETKHPLQILDDEIASLRSRMEFARQASASQEQQAQDTAETKEHIKAAIKRVWEAGFRGYAEGGIYAMEKSKDPERPIMITLENIFPERYGGHPAELKELVEGSRREMVKLLTEKNINNPDSTAPESRIINNPYYHPQINKQEAEKLAEKHIKVTIDTAHANLWRKYYQDDPAKTREQNDAGFDKWLVSQFEDLAKAGMIGNVHLVDNYGYQDDHLAPGEGNAPVREVVKMLKKYGYKGAYTVEPGADASTNNSDFHGLMKTWRHFGSPVYGLSGSTRVGAPQNSWTDIQYSYFGRTYPPYFIFGAYAPSNDWTLWTGVPME